DNA sequence from the Vibrio sp. BS-M-Sm-2 genome:
GCGGAAACGGGTGGTCAGAACGCAATGATCGTCGACAGTACCGCACTGCCTGAACAGGTGGTTCGTGATGTAATTCGTTCTGCCTTCGCTTCTGCGGGTCAACGTTGTTCTGCGCTACGTGTGCTTTACATTCAAGAAGACATTGCAGACCGTGTGATTGCATTGATTCACGGTGCAATGGACGAATTGAGTGTTGGCATTCCACATCTTCATAAAACCGATGTTGGCCCTGTTATCGACCAAAACGCGAAACAGAAGTTGTTGGCTCACTTAGAAAACATGACCAATACCCAGAAGAAGGTGGCTCAACTTTCTCTAGGTACGGATTGTGAACATGGTGACTTTGTCCCACCAAGTGCATTTGAAATTGATGACATCAGTTGCTTGAAAGAAGAACAGTTTGGCCCTGTGTTGCACATTGTTCGCTTCAAAGCGAGTGAACTGGCGCAAGTGGTTGATCAAATTAACCAAACTGGTTTTGGTTTAACCATGGGTATCCACAGCCGTAACGAAACAACTTACCGTTGGATCGAAAAACACGTTCGTGTGGGTAACTGCTACATCAACCGTGACCAAGTGGGCGCTGTTGTTGGGGTTCAACCATTTGGTGGTCAAGGTTTGTCGGGTACAGGCCCTAAAGCGGGCGGTCCTCACTACCTATATCGCTTTACTGATGTTCATTTTTCTCAATCACAAGACAAGGCATAAGGAGCAGTATCATGGTTCATCAAGTGACAGGTTTTTCTGATGCTTTGTTAGCGTGGGAACAATGGAATCTTACCGACTTTGATCATAAGAGTGCTCAGGTACTTTCATTTAAATCAGAGATCGAGAGTCAATCTAAGCTTTTGGCAGCGGTGGCGACTTATCACCTAGAGCAAGCGTCTGCGCTGCTTTCTGAACATCATCTAATGGCTGGCCCTACGGGCGAAACCAATGAGCTGTATGCTGCAGGTCGTGGTGTGGCTTTGGTAATTGTTGATGATTGCGAAGAGAAAGTGCCCGCACAGCAAACCGCAATGGCGATGATTACTGCTGCGCTATTGGCAGGGAACAGCGTTCAATTGTGCAGTGATGACGTGCAGT
Encoded proteins:
- a CDS encoding 1-pyrroline-5-carboxylate dehydrogenase: MVHQVTGFSDALLAWEQWNLTDFDHKSAQVLSFKSEIESQSKLLAAVATYHLEQASALLSEHHLMAGPTGETNELYAAGRGVALVIVDDCEEKVPAQQTAMAMITAALLAGNSVQLCSDDVQFNTLIADAAKQANLPTNLVQVASYDAAQQLLSCDVRSVGYVGNSQTAQAINLQLAKRDGAIVGLVAETDLATMNVANDPHLSLRFITERTRTINITAVGGNATLLELGSEAH